The following proteins are co-located in the Longimicrobium sp. genome:
- a CDS encoding 3'(2'),5'-bisphosphate nucleotidase CysQ has translation MRNVSEYDADLDLAIRAIRAAGEAILPAFRSGQEVRYKGPDQPVTDADLEADRILHEMLLGARPEYGWLSEETKDSPARLAKERLWVVDPIDGTNSFVQGIAEFGISVALVDRGAPVIGLVFNPATDELYHAAAGGGAFLNGAPIRVSTTDERAEMRTLIGSRWEIRRGELAHFTAPWRVSPLGSTAYKMAKVADGTADVFVSSGPKNEWDVAGAAVIVVEAGGRVSGPTGEPFRYNQPDPAWRGVVASNGLLHDAVLAMNPSHLPDR, from the coding sequence CCGGGCGGCGGGGGAGGCGATCCTGCCGGCGTTCCGGAGCGGGCAGGAGGTGCGCTACAAGGGGCCCGACCAGCCGGTGACCGACGCGGACCTGGAGGCGGACCGCATTCTCCACGAGATGCTGCTGGGCGCGCGGCCGGAGTACGGCTGGCTCTCGGAGGAGACGAAGGACTCGCCCGCGCGGCTGGCGAAGGAGCGGCTCTGGGTGGTCGATCCCATCGACGGGACCAACTCGTTCGTGCAGGGGATCGCGGAGTTCGGGATCAGCGTGGCGCTGGTGGACCGCGGCGCGCCCGTGATCGGCCTCGTCTTCAACCCTGCGACCGACGAACTGTACCACGCCGCGGCGGGCGGCGGCGCGTTCCTGAACGGCGCGCCGATCCGCGTTTCCACGACGGACGAGCGGGCGGAGATGCGCACGCTCATCGGCTCGCGCTGGGAGATCCGGCGCGGCGAGCTGGCCCACTTCACCGCGCCGTGGCGGGTGTCGCCGCTCGGGAGCACGGCGTACAAGATGGCGAAGGTGGCCGATGGCACCGCCGACGTCTTCGTCTCGTCCGGGCCCAAGAACGAGTGGGACGTGGCCGGCGCCGCGGTGATCGTCGTCGAGGCGGGAGGCCGCGTCAGTGGGCCCACCGGCGAGCCCTTCCGCTACAACCAGCCGGACCCCGCATGGCGCGGCGTCGTGGCCAGCAACGGGCTGCTGCACGACGCCGTTCTCGCGATGAACCCGTCCCACCTGCCGGACCGCTGA
- a CDS encoding NHLP bacteriocin system secretion protein, whose protein sequence is MADSIFRKVSLDRLASPEQLDQAMQATTPGGWLALGALGLLLAVAVFWGMTGTVPEKIPGQGILVKSGGIFEVVPLEGGRVTDVSVNVGDVVNEGQTIARVAQPDLQDKLTEARNHLEDLRLSEQRTGESGARELQVQAAYAAEQRGNLQAGIRANEQTLQLLQQKMESQERLVRDGLITRQTLLSTRQEYQNVQEQIRQAQSQLKQVDADQVAVRQKRDAEALTGRLGVEEAERDVHRLEAELERTSSVVTPYTGRIVEVMAEQGHVVERGKPIVRIDPVGRAVKDLEAVVYVPSDAGKKIRPGMRIQIAPSTVREEEYGLMIGTVTYVSDFPASPEGMGRVLKNDALAQSLAGTGTPYEVHADLIPDPRTISHYRWSSPAGPPVEVRSGTLCRAQVTLRETRPVELVLPIFRRLVGG, encoded by the coding sequence ATGGCCGACAGCATCTTCCGCAAGGTGTCGCTGGACCGCCTGGCCAGCCCCGAGCAGCTCGACCAGGCCATGCAGGCCACCACCCCCGGCGGGTGGCTGGCGCTGGGCGCGCTCGGGCTTCTGCTGGCGGTGGCCGTGTTCTGGGGGATGACGGGAACGGTGCCGGAGAAGATCCCCGGGCAGGGGATCCTGGTGAAGAGCGGGGGGATCTTCGAGGTGGTGCCGCTGGAGGGCGGGCGGGTGACCGACGTGTCGGTGAACGTGGGCGACGTGGTGAACGAGGGGCAGACCATCGCCCGGGTGGCGCAGCCCGACCTGCAGGACAAGCTCACCGAGGCCCGCAACCATCTGGAGGACCTGCGCCTGTCGGAGCAGCGCACCGGCGAGTCCGGCGCGCGCGAGCTGCAGGTGCAGGCGGCGTACGCGGCCGAGCAGCGCGGCAACCTGCAGGCGGGGATCCGCGCCAACGAGCAGACGCTGCAGCTGCTGCAGCAGAAGATGGAGAGCCAGGAGCGGCTGGTGCGCGACGGCCTGATCACCCGGCAGACGCTGCTCTCCACGCGGCAGGAATACCAGAACGTGCAGGAGCAGATCCGCCAGGCGCAGAGCCAGCTGAAGCAGGTGGACGCCGACCAGGTGGCGGTGCGGCAGAAGCGCGACGCCGAGGCGCTCACCGGCCGCCTGGGCGTGGAAGAGGCCGAGCGCGACGTGCACCGGCTGGAGGCCGAGCTGGAGCGCACCTCGTCCGTCGTCACCCCCTACACCGGGCGCATCGTGGAGGTGATGGCCGAGCAGGGGCACGTGGTGGAGCGCGGCAAGCCCATCGTGCGCATCGACCCCGTGGGCCGCGCGGTGAAGGACCTGGAGGCCGTCGTCTACGTCCCCAGCGACGCGGGGAAGAAGATCCGGCCGGGGATGCGCATCCAGATCGCCCCCAGCACCGTGCGCGAGGAGGAGTACGGGCTGATGATCGGCACGGTCACCTACGTCTCGGACTTTCCCGCCTCGCCCGAGGGGATGGGGCGGGTGCTGAAAAACGACGCGCTGGCGCAGTCGCTGGCCGGCACCGGCACGCCGTACGAGGTGCACGCCGACCTGATCCCCGACCCGCGCACCATCAGCCACTACCGCTGGTCCAGCCCCGCCGGCCCGCCGGTGGAGGTGCGCAGCGGCACCCTCTGCCGCGCGCAGGTCACGCTCCGCGAGACGCGGCCGGTGGAGCTGGTGCTCCCCATCTTCCGCCGCCTGGTGGGGGGATGA
- a CDS encoding serine hydrolase domain-containing protein, which translates to MHGWIEAASRAMEEHAGPDGASAAAVAVLAGGAMETAVVSRPGVSPAFSADARFLVYSLTKSFIAAAALRLVAAGELELDAPAGRWIPAVPLPDSVTLRHLLQHTSGLGDYGALPEYHAAVRRGSKPWSDAEFLRRTGSCVPLFAPGTSWAYSNVGYMLVRRVLEAARSATLARVLDAEVLQPLGLRRTSVVEHAAELDGLAFGPSRYLGDGEPVPVAGRYDPAWIATGVVASTAEEVARFYHALLGDDFLPPALAAEMRKPVVLGPVPGRPVARAGYGLGLQVDIGAVPGPVYGHTGAGPGASASACHLRDGPAPVTVVALSNGEDVPQVEWMATEALNAVSRC; encoded by the coding sequence ATGCATGGATGGATCGAAGCCGCGTCGCGGGCGATGGAGGAGCACGCGGGGCCGGACGGTGCGTCAGCCGCCGCGGTCGCGGTGCTGGCAGGCGGTGCGATGGAGACTGCGGTCGTCTCGCGCCCGGGCGTGTCGCCGGCGTTCTCTGCCGACGCGCGGTTCCTCGTGTACAGCCTCACCAAGTCTTTCATCGCCGCGGCGGCACTCCGGCTGGTCGCGGCCGGCGAGCTGGAGCTGGATGCGCCAGCTGGACGATGGATTCCCGCGGTGCCGCTGCCGGATTCGGTCACGCTCCGGCACCTGCTGCAGCACACGAGCGGGTTGGGAGACTACGGCGCGCTGCCGGAATACCACGCGGCCGTGCGTCGGGGATCGAAGCCGTGGAGCGACGCCGAATTCCTGCGCCGCACCGGCAGTTGCGTGCCCCTCTTCGCGCCCGGCACCTCGTGGGCGTACTCGAACGTGGGATACATGCTCGTCCGCCGCGTGCTCGAGGCGGCGCGGTCCGCCACCCTCGCGCGGGTCCTCGATGCCGAGGTGCTCCAGCCGCTCGGGCTGCGCCGCACCTCCGTCGTGGAGCATGCGGCCGAGCTGGACGGGCTGGCATTCGGGCCGAGCCGCTATCTCGGAGATGGCGAGCCCGTGCCGGTGGCAGGCCGGTACGACCCCGCGTGGATCGCGACGGGCGTGGTGGCCTCGACCGCGGAGGAGGTCGCGCGCTTCTACCACGCGCTCCTTGGGGACGATTTCCTTCCGCCGGCACTCGCGGCGGAGATGCGGAAGCCGGTCGTGCTCGGGCCGGTGCCCGGACGTCCGGTGGCGCGGGCGGGCTACGGGCTGGGCCTCCAGGTCGACATCGGCGCCGTCCCCGGCCCCGTGTACGGCCACACCGGCGCGGGTCCCGGCGCCTCCGCGAGCGCATGCCACCTGCGCGACGGCCCCGCACCCGTCACCGTAGTCGCGCTCTCGAACGGCGAGGACGTGCCGCAGGTGGAGTGGATGGCGACGGAAGCGCTCAACGCAGTATCTCGGTGTTGA
- a CDS encoding AAA family ATPase, which yields MAHLAEVRLRRERVPSFERYPFSLAAVRGLDRLELHPRVTYFVGENGSGKSTLLEALAVSLGFNAEGGSLGELDFSSRASHSELNEYLEPRPSRLRYGFFLRAESVFNLATEIERVDREDWARALPKKTIDYFGGRSLHEQSHGESFLAIFQHKLHGGMLVLMDEPEAALSPIRQMSFLSLLHQHVRSGAQFVIATHSPIVLAYPDAWIYQFDDQGVRRTEYEETEHYQVYRDFLQNRQLSLRVLLNEEG from the coding sequence GTGGCCCACCTTGCCGAAGTGCGGCTGCGGCGCGAGCGGGTGCCGTCGTTCGAGCGCTACCCCTTCTCGCTCGCGGCGGTGCGCGGGCTGGACCGGCTGGAGCTGCACCCCCGCGTGACCTACTTCGTGGGCGAGAACGGCAGCGGCAAGAGCACGCTGCTCGAGGCGCTGGCCGTGTCGCTCGGCTTCAACGCCGAGGGCGGCTCGCTGGGCGAGCTGGACTTTTCCTCGCGCGCCAGCCATTCGGAGCTGAACGAGTACCTGGAGCCGCGCCCGTCGCGCCTGCGCTACGGATTCTTCCTGCGCGCCGAGAGCGTGTTCAACCTGGCCACCGAGATCGAGCGGGTGGACCGCGAGGACTGGGCGAGGGCGCTGCCGAAGAAGACGATCGACTACTTCGGCGGGCGCTCGCTGCACGAGCAGTCGCACGGCGAGAGCTTCCTGGCCATCTTCCAGCACAAGCTGCACGGCGGGATGCTGGTGCTGATGGACGAGCCCGAGGCCGCGCTCAGCCCCATCCGCCAGATGAGCTTCCTCTCGCTGCTGCACCAGCACGTGCGCAGCGGCGCGCAGTTCGTCATCGCCACGCACTCGCCCATCGTGCTGGCGTACCCCGACGCGTGGATCTACCAGTTCGACGACCAGGGCGTGCGCCGCACGGAGTACGAGGAGACGGAGCACTACCAGGTGTACCGCGACTTCCTGCAGAACCGCCAGCTCAGCCTGCGCGTGCTGCTGAACGAGGAGGGGTGA
- a CDS encoding NHLP leader peptide family RiPP precursor, producing MAHSPGPAGPHPEPRWDQVAARAAHDADFRRALLHDPARALRETLGITLPAGYRVRFVERPRDVDALVVLPDPERDELTDEELDEAAGGDGTWSDPLNPPPPPPPPTDP from the coding sequence ATGGCCCATTCGCCCGGACCCGCAGGTCCGCACCCCGAGCCGCGCTGGGACCAGGTGGCCGCGCGCGCGGCGCACGACGCCGACTTCCGGCGCGCGCTGCTGCACGACCCCGCCCGCGCGCTCCGCGAAACGCTGGGGATCACCCTGCCGGCCGGGTACCGGGTGCGCTTCGTCGAGCGCCCGCGCGACGTGGACGCGCTGGTGGTGCTTCCCGACCCCGAGCGCGACGAGCTGACCGACGAGGAGCTGGACGAGGCGGCCGGCGGCGACGGCACCTGGAGCGATCCGCTGAACCCGCCCCCGCCTCCGCCCCCGCCGACGGATCCCTGA
- a CDS encoding YciI family protein, producing MFVLLLKYIKPIEEIERVRPAHRAYLDGLYAQGKLIVSGPREPQTGGVIFANVPNEVEAMKMIVDDPYFTEKVADYELVRFTPTKNDPRFQPFLDGAGS from the coding sequence ATGTTCGTGCTGCTGCTGAAGTACATCAAGCCCATCGAGGAGATCGAGCGCGTCCGCCCCGCCCACCGCGCCTACCTGGACGGCCTGTACGCGCAGGGAAAGCTGATCGTCAGCGGGCCGCGCGAACCGCAGACCGGGGGCGTCATCTTCGCCAACGTGCCGAACGAGGTCGAGGCGATGAAGATGATCGTGGACGACCCGTACTTCACCGAGAAGGTGGCCGACTACGAGCTGGTCCGCTTCACCCCCACGAAGAACGATCCCCGCTTCCAGCCCTTCCTCGACGGCGCCGGCAGCTGA
- a CDS encoding NHLP family bacteriocin export ABC transporter peptidase/permease/ATPase subunit, producing the protein MSEAAPVALAPAEEPRGFRPRDVLRVLRRPAGPSRVRVPTILQLEAVECGAATLAMVLAAYGRWVPLEEMRVACGVSRDGSKASNMVKAARRYGLDARGFKKEPAQLRELAPPMILHWNFNHFVVLEGFRKGRAHIVDPSTGPRRVTTEELDQAFTGVVLTFGRGEAFARGGALPGVVASLRGRLVGAGPALAFAVLAGIALVVPGLVAPAFSRVFVDQVMVKGLRGWTTPLLAAMVVAGLVMATITWMQQTQLLRLETRLALGSSGRFLWHVLRLPVSFFTQRFAGEIGSRVGVNDRVAQLLSGELATTMLSLLVIAFYAAVMVQYDLVLTGIGVAVAALNVGALRWVSRRRVDISQRLQQDRGKLMGVAMGGLQTIETLKATGSEAFFFTRWAGQQAKVVNAQQQLALYTHLLSVVPPFLLATNTALLVGIGGLRVMDGRLSMGMLVALQALLIAFVTPVNRLVDLGGTLQEVKGGLARLDDVLNATPDPLAGAFAAVQTDGEAEDPPRLEGRLELRGISFGYSPLEPPLIEDFSLALEPGRRVALVGGSGSGKSTIARLVCGLHEPWTGEVVLDGRARAAVPPASVAASLAFVDQDVFLFAGTVRDNLALWDPGVPEADLVRAARDASIHEEITARPGGYHARVEEGGRNFSGGQRQRLEIARALVGNPSLLVLDEATSALDPPTEAAVDDALRRRGCACVIVAHRLSTIRDADEIIVLERGKVVERGTHDELYAAGGVYRALIEAE; encoded by the coding sequence ATGTCTGAGGCCGCGCCCGTCGCCCTCGCGCCCGCGGAGGAGCCGCGCGGGTTCCGGCCGCGCGACGTGCTGCGCGTGCTGCGTCGCCCCGCCGGGCCGTCGCGGGTGCGCGTGCCCACCATCCTGCAGCTCGAGGCGGTGGAGTGCGGCGCGGCCACGCTGGCCATGGTGCTGGCCGCGTACGGGCGCTGGGTGCCGCTGGAGGAGATGCGCGTGGCCTGCGGCGTGTCGCGCGACGGCAGCAAGGCCAGCAACATGGTGAAGGCCGCGCGCCGCTACGGGCTGGACGCCCGGGGGTTCAAGAAGGAGCCGGCGCAGCTGCGCGAGCTGGCCCCGCCCATGATCCTGCACTGGAACTTCAACCACTTCGTGGTGCTGGAGGGGTTCCGCAAGGGACGGGCGCACATCGTGGACCCGTCCACCGGCCCGCGCCGCGTGACCACCGAGGAGCTGGACCAGGCCTTCACCGGCGTGGTGCTCACCTTCGGGCGCGGCGAGGCGTTCGCGCGCGGCGGGGCGCTTCCCGGGGTGGTGGCGTCGCTGCGCGGGCGCCTCGTCGGCGCGGGGCCGGCCTTGGCGTTCGCGGTGCTGGCGGGGATCGCGCTCGTGGTCCCCGGCCTGGTCGCCCCCGCCTTCTCGCGCGTGTTCGTGGACCAGGTGATGGTGAAGGGGCTGCGCGGGTGGACCACGCCGCTCCTGGCCGCCATGGTGGTGGCGGGGCTGGTGATGGCCACGATCACCTGGATGCAGCAGACGCAGCTCCTGCGGCTGGAGACGCGGCTGGCTCTGGGGAGCTCGGGGCGCTTCCTGTGGCACGTGCTGCGGCTGCCGGTGAGCTTCTTCACCCAGCGCTTCGCGGGCGAGATCGGGTCGCGCGTGGGGGTGAACGACCGCGTGGCGCAGCTCCTCTCGGGCGAGCTGGCCACCACCATGCTGTCGCTGCTGGTGATCGCCTTCTACGCCGCGGTGATGGTGCAGTACGACCTGGTGCTCACCGGGATCGGGGTGGCCGTGGCGGCGCTTAACGTGGGGGCGCTGCGCTGGGTGTCGCGCCGCCGCGTGGACATCTCGCAGCGGCTGCAGCAGGACCGCGGCAAGCTGATGGGCGTGGCCATGGGCGGGCTGCAGACCATCGAGACGCTGAAGGCCACCGGCTCGGAGGCCTTCTTCTTCACCCGCTGGGCCGGGCAGCAGGCCAAGGTGGTGAACGCGCAGCAGCAGCTGGCGCTGTACACGCATCTCCTCTCCGTCGTCCCCCCCTTCCTGCTGGCCACGAACACCGCGCTGCTGGTGGGGATCGGCGGGCTGCGGGTGATGGACGGCCGGCTGAGCATGGGGATGCTGGTGGCGCTGCAGGCGCTGCTCATCGCCTTCGTCACCCCCGTCAATCGGCTGGTGGACCTCGGCGGGACGCTGCAGGAGGTGAAGGGGGGCCTCGCCCGGCTGGACGACGTGCTGAACGCCACGCCCGACCCGCTGGCCGGCGCCTTCGCCGCGGTGCAGACCGACGGCGAGGCGGAGGACCCGCCGCGGCTGGAGGGGCGGCTGGAGCTGCGCGGCATCAGCTTCGGCTACAGCCCGCTGGAGCCGCCGCTGATCGAGGACTTCTCGCTGGCGCTGGAGCCGGGGCGCCGCGTGGCGCTGGTCGGCGGGTCGGGGAGCGGGAAGTCGACCATCGCCCGCCTCGTCTGCGGACTGCACGAGCCGTGGACCGGCGAGGTGGTGCTGGACGGGCGCGCCCGCGCCGCCGTCCCCCCCGCCTCGGTCGCCGCGTCGCTGGCCTTCGTGGACCAGGACGTGTTCCTCTTCGCGGGGACGGTGCGCGACAACCTGGCGCTCTGGGACCCCGGCGTGCCCGAGGCCGACCTGGTGCGCGCGGCCCGCGACGCCAGCATCCACGAGGAGATCACGGCGCGCCCCGGCGGCTACCACGCGCGGGTGGAGGAGGGGGGACGCAACTTCAGCGGCGGCCAGCGCCAGCGGCTGGAGATCGCCCGCGCCCTGGTGGGCAACCCGTCGCTCCTCGTGCTGGACGAGGCGACCAGCGCGCTCGATCCCCCGACGGAAGCCGCGGTGGACGACGCGCTCCGCCGCCGCGGCTGCGCCTGCGTGATCGTGGCCCACCGCCTGAGCACCATCCGCGACGCGGACGAGATCATCGTCCTCGAGCGGGGCAAGGTCGTAGAGCGGGGGACGCACGACGAACTCTACGCGGCGGGCGGCGTGTACCGCGCGCTGATCGAGGCCGAATGA
- a CDS encoding TolC family protein, translating into MRGVALGWRCAALAAALCAAAGAACAQTPSPGNAPAPGLTLAQALASATERSGGVRQAREQLSAARGGALAASGAFDPTVTSFVTSTRDNQLRWSGAGADAVQPSRALGVRYGVALERQFRSGLVVSPGIEATRKEFSPDATGRNSTASASLVVGMPLLRGAGGQLAAPERAAGALAGAARADLMHAASVGALEAARAYWAYAAAAERLEVQRQAEERSRRLVEQTRILVSAQERAQADLNPLLAALASRQAARSAAEQDLAEARRTLGLAMGVDGDSIALLPLPSTPLPVGGPGAPLAADALVAQAVARRMDLAAARQAAGAQRVLADAAQAGTRPRLDLQLSVGYTGAVPGESWSSLVTPFYRDLNTWSASLEVSWQAALRNATAAGTAAQTRAVQRQGEVAAQELEREIRSGVAVAAQALRHGQAELERADEAVTLSRTSVENEERKFQLGMSTLFDIIQSEDALTSALLSRISAQERFADARARLAYETGALVRDEDGRPVAAPSAVAFSPSP; encoded by the coding sequence ATGCGCGGGGTGGCACTCGGCTGGAGGTGCGCGGCCCTGGCCGCGGCGCTCTGCGCGGCGGCCGGGGCCGCGTGCGCCCAGACCCCGTCTCCCGGCAACGCACCCGCGCCGGGGCTGACGCTGGCGCAGGCGCTGGCCAGCGCGACGGAGCGCTCGGGCGGCGTGCGGCAGGCGCGCGAGCAGCTGTCGGCCGCGCGGGGCGGGGCGCTGGCGGCGTCGGGCGCGTTCGACCCCACGGTGACCTCGTTCGTCACCAGCACGCGCGACAACCAGCTGCGCTGGAGCGGCGCCGGGGCCGACGCGGTGCAGCCGTCGCGCGCGCTGGGGGTGCGGTACGGGGTGGCGCTGGAGCGGCAGTTCCGCTCCGGCCTGGTCGTGTCCCCCGGCATCGAGGCCACGCGCAAGGAGTTCTCGCCCGACGCCACGGGGCGCAACAGCACCGCGTCCGCCAGCCTGGTGGTGGGGATGCCGCTGCTGCGCGGCGCGGGCGGGCAGCTGGCCGCGCCGGAGCGGGCGGCGGGGGCGCTGGCCGGCGCCGCGCGGGCGGACCTGATGCACGCCGCGTCCGTCGGCGCGCTGGAGGCGGCGCGGGCGTACTGGGCCTACGCCGCCGCGGCCGAGCGGCTGGAGGTGCAGCGGCAGGCCGAGGAGCGCTCGCGGCGGCTGGTGGAGCAGACGCGCATCCTGGTTTCGGCGCAGGAGCGGGCGCAGGCGGACCTGAACCCCCTCCTCGCCGCGCTGGCATCGCGGCAGGCGGCGCGCTCGGCGGCGGAGCAGGACCTGGCCGAGGCGCGGCGCACGCTGGGGCTGGCGATGGGGGTGGACGGCGATTCCATCGCCCTCCTTCCCCTGCCGTCGACCCCGCTCCCGGTGGGCGGCCCGGGCGCGCCGCTGGCGGCGGACGCGCTGGTGGCGCAGGCGGTCGCCCGGCGGATGGACCTGGCCGCGGCGCGGCAGGCGGCCGGCGCGCAGCGGGTGCTGGCCGACGCGGCGCAGGCGGGCACGCGGCCGCGGCTGGACCTGCAGCTGTCGGTGGGCTACACCGGCGCGGTGCCGGGCGAGTCGTGGTCGTCGCTGGTGACCCCCTTCTACCGCGACCTGAACACCTGGAGCGCGTCGCTGGAGGTGAGCTGGCAGGCCGCGCTGCGCAACGCCACCGCGGCGGGGACGGCGGCGCAGACGCGCGCGGTGCAGCGCCAGGGCGAGGTGGCGGCGCAGGAGCTGGAGCGCGAGATCCGCTCGGGGGTGGCGGTGGCCGCCCAGGCGCTGCGCCACGGCCAGGCCGAGCTGGAGCGCGCCGATGAGGCGGTGACGCTGTCGCGCACCTCGGTGGAGAACGAGGAGCGCAAGTTCCAGCTGGGGATGAGCACGCTCTTCGACATCATCCAGTCGGAAGACGCGCTGACGTCGGCGCTGCTGTCGCGCATCTCGGCGCAGGAGCGCTTCGCCGACGCGCGCGCCCGGCTGGCGTACGAGACCGGCGCGCTGGTGCGCGACGAGGACGGGCGCCCCGTGGCGGCCCCCTCCGCCGTCGCCTTCTCCCCGTCTCCCTGA